A single region of the Govania unica genome encodes:
- a CDS encoding RlmE family RNA methyltransferase, with translation MSNSGAGGGDKGGRVDPRSIGRGPKVRVKTARRRSTSSARWLQRQLNDPYVAAAQREGYRSRAAYKLIEMNEKFGFLKGAQRVVDLGAAPGGWAQVVAEVCPNARVVGIDLLEVTPINGAEFIQLDFLAPDAEDRLIALLNGPADIVLSDMAAATTGHKQTDHIRTMALVEAGYYFACRVLAPGGTYLAKVLRGGTEGDLLTAMKRHFRTVKHIKPPASRQGSTEMYVIAQGFRGADLDNPE, from the coding sequence ATGTCGAATAGTGGCGCTGGCGGCGGTGACAAAGGCGGGCGCGTCGACCCCCGCAGCATCGGACGCGGGCCGAAGGTGCGTGTCAAAACGGCGCGGCGGCGTTCGACCTCCTCGGCGCGCTGGCTGCAACGTCAGTTGAACGATCCCTATGTGGCGGCGGCTCAGCGCGAGGGCTATCGCTCGCGTGCGGCCTATAAGCTGATTGAGATGAACGAGAAATTTGGTTTTCTCAAAGGCGCGCAACGGGTCGTCGATCTTGGCGCGGCGCCGGGGGGGTGGGCACAGGTCGTGGCCGAAGTCTGTCCCAATGCGCGGGTTGTGGGCATCGATCTTCTGGAGGTGACGCCGATCAATGGTGCCGAATTCATCCAGCTCGATTTTCTGGCACCCGACGCCGAAGACCGGTTGATCGCGCTTTTGAATGGTCCGGCTGATATTGTGCTGTCGGATATGGCGGCGGCGACCACCGGGCATAAACAGACCGACCATATCCGCACCATGGCGCTGGTTGAGGCGGGGTATTATTTTGCCTGCCGGGTTCTTGCGCCGGGCGGCACTTATCTTGCCAAGGTATTGCGTGGTGGCACCGAAGGCGATCTTCTGACTGCCATGAAACGTCATTTCCGCACTGTAAAACATATCAAGCCACCGGCCAGTCGTCAGGGCTCGACGGAAATGTATGTGATCGCTCAGGGATTTCGCGGGGCTGACTTGGATAATCCCGAGTAA
- the guaB gene encoding IMP dehydrogenase, with amino-acid sequence MAIREAFTFDDVLLVPGASSVMPAQVDVRTRITKDLELNIPLISAAMDTVTESRLAIAMAQAGGIGVVHRNMSPEQQAEEVTRVKKFESGMVVNPVTIHPDQPLRDAFDLMSRYSISGIPVVETGSGKLAGILTNRDVRFAANMDQPVRELMTSENLVTVKDGVSHDEARRLLHKHRIEKLLVVDDNYSCTGLITVKDMEKARLNPNACKDETGRLRVAAATTVGDDGYIRSELLLAAGVDLLVLDTAHGHQARVLEQVRRIKAISNNVRLIAGNVATASGAQALMDAGVDGVKVGIGPGSICTTRIVAGVGVPQLTAVMDAVAVCAKEGIPVIADGGLRTSGDIAKAIAAGASAVMVGSLLAGTEEAPGEVFLYQGRSYKSYRGMGSVGAMARGSADRYFQAEVKDTLKLVPEGVEGQVPFKGAVGTVIHQLVGGLRASMGYVGAATITEMAEKADFVRITNAGLRESHVHDVTITRESPNYPGQ; translated from the coding sequence ATGGCCATTCGCGAAGCCTTCACCTTTGATGATGTTCTCCTCGTTCCTGGCGCGTCGAGCGTAATGCCTGCTCAGGTCGACGTGCGGACTCGGATCACAAAGGATCTCGAACTCAATATTCCGCTGATTTCCGCCGCCATGGACACAGTGACCGAATCCCGACTGGCGATCGCCATGGCTCAGGCCGGTGGGATCGGCGTCGTGCATCGCAATATGTCGCCCGAACAGCAGGCCGAGGAAGTCACCCGGGTCAAAAAGTTCGAATCCGGCATGGTGGTCAATCCGGTGACCATTCACCCGGATCAGCCGCTCCGCGATGCTTTTGATCTTATGTCGCGTTACAGCATTTCCGGTATTCCGGTGGTGGAAACCGGCAGCGGCAAGCTTGCCGGGATCCTGACCAACCGCGATGTGCGCTTTGCCGCCAACATGGATCAGCCTGTGCGTGAGCTGATGACCAGCGAAAATCTGGTCACCGTCAAGGACGGCGTCAGCCATGATGAGGCGCGGCGGTTGCTCCATAAGCACCGTATCGAAAAGCTGCTGGTGGTTGATGACAATTACAGCTGCACCGGGCTGATCACGGTCAAGGACATGGAAAAGGCCCGTCTGAACCCGAACGCCTGCAAGGATGAAACCGGACGCTTGCGTGTGGCGGCGGCGACCACGGTTGGCGATGACGGCTATATCCGCTCGGAACTGCTGCTGGCGGCCGGGGTTGATCTGTTGGTGCTTGATACCGCGCATGGCCATCAGGCCCGGGTTCTGGAACAAGTGAGACGCATCAAGGCCATTTCCAACAATGTGCGCCTGATTGCCGGCAATGTGGCAACGGCCTCGGGCGCTCAGGCGCTTATGGATGCGGGCGTTGATGGGGTGAAGGTCGGTATCGGCCCCGGGTCCATCTGCACCACGCGCATTGTCGCCGGTGTGGGCGTGCCGCAGTTGACGGCTGTCATGGACGCTGTTGCAGTCTGCGCCAAGGAAGGCATTCCGGTCATCGCCGACGGCGGTCTCCGCACTTCGGGCGATATCGCCAAAGCCATTGCTGCCGGGGCTTCGGCCGTCATGGTCGGCTCGCTGCTCGCCGGGACCGAAGAAGCTCCAGGCGAAGTATTCCTCTATCAGGGGCGGTCTTACAAATCCTATCGCGGCATGGGCTCGGTCGGTGCGATGGCACGCGGTTCGGCGGATCGCTATTTCCAGGCCGAGGTCAAGGACACCCTGAAGCTGGTCCCCGAGGGGGTCGAAGGCCAGGTGCCGTTCAAGGGCGCGGTCGGGACGGTCATTCATCAGCTGGTGGGCGGGCTTCGCGCATCCATGGGTTATGTTGGCGCAGCCACCATCACGGAAATGGCGGAAAAGGCCGATTTCGTGCGGATTACCAACGCGGGTCTGCGTGAAAGCCATGTCCATGACGTGACGATCACCCGCGAATCACCAAATTATCCCGGTCAATGA
- a CDS encoding RsmB/NOP family class I SAM-dependent RNA methyltransferase: MIPAARTQAVIEIISDIEAALRDNGAAADVILRQAFAARRYAGSKDRAAISDGVYAILRSRGALVWLLEAAQAVVTGRHLMIAHLARTADTDFAAIFTGQGHAPLPLDDEETALAAQIPALGPIPEAIALECPAWLEEPLRQRFGESFAAELTALQGRAPLTLRVNSLRTNVEATLKALAAENITATRGRYLPDSILVEGAPRLDTLSLIRDGWVEVQDEASQIGVRLVDARPKLQVADLCAGAGGKTLALAAAMKNTGQVHAFDTDSRRLGNLRDRMRRADARNIQAHQLPMGGEGRATQLKPLLGGMDRVVLDVPCSGSGTWRRSPELRWRLTPERLDELTRVQDALLDEGASLVKPGGHLVYMTCSLLAAENDDRIAAFLSRRPDFLLLDYRSIWGEGLEQKDNALKTLSLSPGQNGTDGFFVAVLAVLAK, encoded by the coding sequence ATGATCCCGGCGGCCCGCACTCAAGCGGTTATTGAGATCATCAGCGATATCGAGGCCGCCCTTCGTGACAACGGAGCCGCGGCCGATGTCATCCTGCGTCAGGCTTTTGCCGCGCGCCGGTATGCCGGATCGAAAGACCGCGCCGCCATCAGTGACGGCGTTTATGCGATTCTGCGGTCGCGGGGCGCGCTTGTCTGGTTGCTTGAGGCGGCTCAGGCTGTGGTCACCGGGCGGCATCTGATGATTGCTCATCTTGCCCGCACGGCCGACACGGATTTTGCCGCGATTTTCACCGGGCAAGGCCATGCGCCGCTGCCCCTCGATGATGAAGAAACGGCTCTGGCCGCGCAAATTCCGGCTTTGGGCCCGATTCCCGAGGCGATCGCGCTCGAATGCCCGGCCTGGCTTGAAGAGCCCTTGCGGCAGCGATTCGGCGAGTCCTTTGCCGCCGAGCTTACGGCTTTGCAGGGGCGGGCGCCTTTGACGCTGCGGGTCAACAGCCTCCGCACTAATGTTGAGGCCACCTTGAAGGCCCTTGCGGCCGAAAACATCACAGCAACGCGCGGTCGCTATCTGCCTGATTCTATCCTGGTAGAGGGCGCGCCGCGACTCGATACCCTGTCGCTTATTCGTGACGGCTGGGTCGAGGTGCAGGACGAAGCCTCGCAAATCGGTGTGCGTCTTGTGGATGCGCGGCCGAAACTACAGGTGGCGGACCTTTGCGCGGGCGCGGGCGGCAAGACTCTGGCGCTTGCGGCGGCCATGAAAAATACCGGGCAGGTCCATGCTTTTGATACCGACAGCCGCCGTCTTGGCAATCTGCGCGATCGTATGAGGCGGGCTGATGCCCGCAATATTCAGGCGCACCAGTTGCCCATGGGCGGAGAGGGCCGGGCGACTCAGCTCAAGCCGTTGCTTGGGGGCATGGATCGTGTGGTGCTGGATGTGCCCTGTTCCGGGTCCGGAACCTGGCGGCGCAGCCCTGAGTTGCGCTGGCGGCTGACGCCTGAGCGGCTGGATGAGCTGACCCGGGTTCAGGATGCCCTGCTTGATGAAGGGGCCTCGCTGGTCAAGCCGGGCGGTCATCTTGTCTATATGACCTGTTCCCTTTTGGCAGCAGAAAACGATGACAGGATTGCGGCTTTTCTATCACGGCGTCCCGATTTTCTTTTGCTCGACTATCGGTCGATCTGGGGAGAGGGTTTGGAGCAAAAAGATAACGCATTGAAAACGCTTAGTCTTTCTCCGGGGCAAAATGGCACGGATGGGTTTTTTGTTGCCGTTCTCGCTGTCCTTGCAAAGTGA
- a CDS encoding cold-shock protein, with product MATGTVKWFNSTKGYGFIQPDDGSQDAFVHISAVERAGLRGLNDGQKVSYDLVTGRNGKQSAENLVIL from the coding sequence ATGGCTACTGGAACTGTGAAATGGTTCAACTCCACCAAGGGGTATGGATTCATTCAGCCGGACGACGGGTCTCAAGATGCTTTCGTTCACATTTCGGCCGTTGAGCGCGCCGGTCTGCGCGGCCTCAACGACGGTCAAAAGGTTTCTTATGACCTCGTGACCGGCCGCAATGGCAAGCAGTCTGCCGAAAATCTCGTCATCCTCTAG
- a CDS encoding META domain-containing protein — protein sequence MRVMLIAASLCLIGLTACKSTDSHHSKPLPLQDTIWMAEDIGGQGIVDHSQATLQFMADGRLAGQASCNRYFGGYTRDGFTLSFSHMGMTKMACPPAVMDQEDRFLAILNQVTAYEQTSDGALVLKTGTGQAIRFRAEAK from the coding sequence ATGCGCGTCATGCTCATTGCTGCAAGCCTTTGTCTCATTGGTCTGACGGCCTGCAAGTCGACGGACAGTCATCACAGCAAGCCTCTGCCCCTGCAGGATACGATCTGGATGGCCGAGGATATCGGCGGGCAGGGAATCGTTGATCATTCCCAGGCCACGCTGCAATTCATGGCCGACGGCCGTTTGGCTGGGCAGGCGAGCTGCAACAGATATTTCGGCGGCTATACGCGCGACGGCTTCACCCTGAGCTTCAGTCATATGGGGATGACCAAAATGGCCTGTCCGCCAGCGGTCATGGATCAGGAAGACCGCTTCCTTGCCATTCTCAATCAGGTCACGGCCTATGAACAGACCAGTGACGGCGCATTGGTGCTTAAGACCGGGACGGGACAGGCAATCCGCTTCCGCGCTGAAGCGAAGTAA
- the guaA gene encoding glutamine-hydrolyzing GMP synthase, protein MTDRILIIDFGSQVTQLIARRVREAGVYSEIVPFNKAADVLDSFKPAGIILSGGPASVTQMDTPRAPEAVFSYGVPILGICYGQQTICAQMGGAVEGSDEREFGRAEVDIKEPCALFDGVWAKGDKAQVWMSHGDRVLRLPDGFKVVGVSENAPYAAIANDDKRIYGVQFHPEVVHTPDGARLLANFVLNICGAKGDWTMAAFRETAIAAVRKQVGTGRVICGLSGGVDSSVVAVLLHEAIGDQLTCVFVDHGLMRHGEADEVVSLFRNHYKINLIHKDVSDMFLGRLDGVSDPEKKRKIIGASFIEVFEEEAKSIGGADFLAQGTLYPDVIESVSFVGGPSVTIKSHHNVGGLPERMNMKLVEPLRELFKDEVRLLGRELGLPQHFIGRHPFPGPGLAIRIPGEITREKLDILRKADAIYLEEIRAAGLYDQIWQAFAVLLPVRTVGVMGDARTYEYVCALRAVTSTDGMTAESYPYEHAFIARVATRIINNVRGINRVVYDVTSKPPGTIEWE, encoded by the coding sequence ATGACAGATCGCATCCTTATTATTGACTTTGGTTCCCAAGTCACCCAGTTGATCGCCCGCCGCGTTCGCGAAGCGGGGGTCTATTCCGAAATCGTGCCTTTCAACAAGGCCGCTGACGTTCTCGACAGCTTCAAGCCCGCCGGGATCATCCTGTCGGGGGGACCGGCGTCGGTTACGCAGATGGATACGCCCCGCGCGCCGGAGGCGGTGTTCAGCTACGGCGTCCCGATTCTTGGGATTTGTTACGGCCAGCAGACCATCTGCGCCCAGATGGGCGGCGCGGTCGAAGGCTCTGACGAACGCGAATTCGGCCGGGCGGAAGTTGACATCAAGGAACCCTGCGCGCTGTTCGACGGCGTCTGGGCCAAGGGTGACAAGGCCCAGGTGTGGATGAGCCATGGCGACCGCGTGCTGCGGTTGCCGGACGGTTTCAAGGTCGTCGGCGTCAGCGAAAATGCGCCCTATGCCGCCATCGCCAACGATGACAAGCGCATCTATGGCGTGCAGTTCCATCCGGAGGTCGTGCATACCCCGGACGGGGCCAGGCTTCTGGCCAATTTCGTGCTGAATATCTGTGGCGCCAAGGGCGATTGGACCATGGCCGCTTTCCGCGAGACGGCCATTGCCGCCGTTCGCAAGCAGGTGGGCACGGGCCGGGTGATCTGTGGGCTGTCGGGCGGGGTTGATTCTTCGGTCGTGGCGGTTCTGCTGCATGAGGCCATCGGCGATCAGCTGACCTGCGTGTTCGTCGATCACGGTCTGATGCGTCATGGAGAGGCCGACGAGGTGGTCTCGCTGTTCCGCAATCATTACAAGATCAATCTCATCCATAAGGATGTGAGCGATATGTTCCTCGGCCGTCTCGACGGCGTCTCGGACCCCGAGAAGAAGCGCAAGATCATCGGCGCAAGCTTTATCGAAGTGTTCGAAGAAGAAGCCAAGAGCATCGGCGGCGCCGATTTCCTGGCTCAGGGCACGCTCTATCCGGATGTAATCGAATCGGTGTCCTTTGTCGGCGGGCCGTCGGTCACCATCAAGTCGCATCATAACGTGGGCGGCTTGCCCGAGCGCATGAACATGAAGCTCGTCGAGCCGCTGCGGGAGCTGTTCAAGGACGAAGTCCGGCTGCTTGGCCGCGAACTCGGCCTGCCGCAACATTTCATCGGCCGCCATCCGTTCCCGGGCCCAGGCCTTGCCATCCGCATTCCGGGCGAGATCACCCGCGAAAAACTGGATATCCTGAGGAAGGCCGACGCCATTTACCTTGAGGAAATCCGCGCCGCTGGTCTGTACGATCAGATCTGGCAGGCCTTCGCGGTGCTGCTGCCAGTGCGCACGGTCGGCGTCATGGGCGACGCCCGCACTTATGAATATGTCTGCGCGCTCCGTGCGGTCACCTCAACCGACGGCATGACCGCCGAATCCTACCCCTACGAGCACGCCTTCATCGCCCGCGTGGCCACCCGCATCATCAACAACGTGCGTGGCATCAACCGTGTCGTGTATGACGTGACGTCAAAGCCGCCGGGAACAATCGAGTGGGAATGA
- a CDS encoding autotransporter domain-containing protein — translation MTTLREKNNLDTHSRRISTAVPVPGDSVSLPRRSGTTLYLTTALVSVLATLCVGPQALAQAYMGNQETNGPFPSGVQDFFGFSKLNASVENAVSGGYQNFYDSSELNASANNTVSGGEQKFYNFSKLNASAENAISGGWQDFWDSSVLNASAKNAVSNGKQGFHDASNLNALVENAVSGGFQSFWDSSAINASVENAISGGTQDFYGNNVLNASAKNAVSGGSQRFLNNGVLNASTGNAVSGGTQGFWTHSTLNASAENSVSGGAQDFKNSSMLNATAKDAVSGGNQTFNDASVLSVYAANAVSGGDQTFNDASALNAYVANAISDGIQAFWSTSVLNASAENAISGGMQYFFDNSQLNASAENAVSGGMQYFHQNSMLLVTADDALTTNTALSFDKSSGGVGGSLVLFGHNTAVGRITSVVTGSGGIFNSGNVDAVLTVDSSLRGDSNFSGIIADVEGTGPGRLGLTKAGWGTLILSGENSYSLVTTILDGTLQLGDGGTSGSIDSDVVNYGVLAFDRSNELNFARVISGSGSVHQIGSGIITLTGDNSYTGGTRIDAGVLRVSRDENLGDASGGLSLDEGTLETTDSFDTSRAVTLTRAGTFYVASGTELGLTGVVSGDGDLVKTGDGTLRLVNFGNSYGDSLVQAGVLIGDVASISGRIGNAATVVFDQAVDASYSREIVGFGGTNGVMIKRGAGNLTLGGNSALNWTIESGGLKTAAERFVGNAAIASGASFTFDQSANASYSGVISGSGDFVKAGRSKLALTGDSSAFAGFTHVSAGLLSVNGKIGGSMSVDNGGIIGGSGTVGAGPNSRITIASGGTLAPGNSIGTLTIDGDLIFNRGALYAVEVDPQGSASDLIKVTGKAILNGGSVVHVGAGGPYNLRSTYRILAAGGGLSGRFDDVTSNFAFLTPELIYDYAGRTIDLALVRNNVSIASKAATVNQIATANAIDSSGISAAHPVFDAVIQLPDDKDLVRTGLDQLSGEIHASTKTVLIEDSRFVRDAATDRIRAALGGVAASSQSVMAHDDSGWQPVAATSERFTMWGQGFGAWGHANSDGNAARLDRSTGGFLLGGDTPVLDNWRLGMIVGISRTSFNVQDRRSSGTSDNYYLGLYGGRQWGSLGFRTGLAYSWNGIKTNRTVSFPGFSDSLKGKYAAGTVQAFGELGSRIDLSDVAFEPFVNLAYISLHTDGFAEQGGAAALHSNQQGIEKTFSTLGLRASTNVDLGDTNLIARGTLGWRHSFGDSTPLATHAFSTNDSFTVAGAPITRNAAVVEAGLDLNLSSTVTLGLSYQGQIASDAEQHGFKVNFSVKY, via the coding sequence ATGACCACGTTGAGAGAAAAGAACAATCTGGACACGCATTCGCGGAGAATTTCGACCGCCGTTCCAGTGCCCGGTGACAGCGTCTCCCTACCGCGACGTTCTGGCACTACCCTTTATCTAACCACGGCGCTCGTGAGCGTCCTTGCAACCCTGTGTGTCGGGCCTCAGGCCTTGGCGCAAGCCTATATGGGTAACCAGGAAACGAATGGTCCATTTCCGAGCGGCGTGCAGGATTTCTTTGGTTTCAGCAAGCTCAATGCTTCGGTAGAGAACGCGGTCAGCGGCGGCTACCAGAATTTTTACGACAGCAGCGAGCTCAATGCTTCGGCAAATAACACTGTTAGCGGAGGTGAGCAGAAGTTCTATAACTTTAGCAAGCTCAATGCTTCGGCAGAGAACGCCATCAGCGGCGGCTGGCAGGATTTCTGGGACAGCAGCGTGCTCAATGCTTCGGCAAAGAACGCTGTCAGCAACGGAAAGCAGGGTTTCCACGATGCCAGCAACTTGAATGCTTTGGTAGAGAACGCCGTGAGCGGAGGCTTCCAGAGTTTCTGGGATTCCAGCGCGATCAATGCTTCGGTAGAAAATGCCATCAGCGGCGGCACGCAAGATTTCTATGGCAACAACGTACTCAATGCTTCAGCAAAGAACGCTGTCAGCGGTGGTTCCCAGAGGTTCCTTAACAATGGCGTGCTCAATGCTTCGACGGGAAACGCTGTCAGCGGCGGCACGCAGGGTTTCTGGACCCACAGCACGCTTAATGCATCGGCAGAGAACTCCGTCAGCGGCGGTGCGCAGGATTTCAAAAACTCCAGTATGCTAAATGCTACAGCAAAGGATGCCGTCAGCGGCGGCAACCAGACATTCAATGATGCGAGCGTGCTCAGTGTCTATGCCGCCAATGCCGTCAGCGGCGGCGACCAGACATTCAATGACGCGAGCGCGCTCAATGCCTATGTCGCCAACGCCATCAGCGACGGCATCCAGGCTTTTTGGAGCACCAGCGTGCTCAATGCTTCGGCAGAGAACGCCATCAGCGGCGGCATGCAGTATTTTTTTGACAATAGCCAACTCAATGCTTCGGCAGAAAACGCCGTCAGCGGCGGCATGCAGTATTTCCACCAGAACAGCATGCTGCTCGTGACGGCCGATGACGCTCTGACGACGAATACGGCGCTGTCTTTTGATAAGAGTTCTGGAGGAGTAGGCGGCAGTTTAGTGCTCTTCGGTCATAATACCGCTGTTGGCCGCATCACGAGCGTTGTGACCGGCAGCGGGGGCATCTTCAATAGTGGGAATGTTGATGCTGTCCTGACGGTGGACAGCTCGTTGCGGGGCGATTCCAACTTCTCAGGCATCATCGCCGATGTAGAAGGAACCGGACCAGGCCGGTTGGGTCTGACCAAGGCAGGTTGGGGTACATTGATCCTGTCGGGCGAGAACAGCTATTCGCTCGTCACGACGATTCTGGACGGTACGCTGCAACTTGGTGATGGCGGCACGTCGGGATCGATCGACAGCGATGTCGTCAACTATGGCGTTCTGGCCTTCGATCGCAGCAACGAGCTGAACTTTGCCCGTGTCATCTCCGGCAGCGGCTCAGTTCACCAGATCGGTAGCGGCATAATCACTCTGACGGGTGACAACAGCTATACGGGCGGCACGCGGATTGACGCAGGCGTGCTGCGGGTGTCGAGGGATGAGAATCTCGGAGATGCCTCGGGCGGGCTGAGCTTGGATGAGGGCACGCTTGAGACAACCGATTCGTTTGATACGAGCCGCGCCGTTACGCTTACGCGGGCCGGAACGTTCTATGTGGCCAGCGGCACGGAGCTTGGACTGACGGGCGTTGTGTCGGGTGATGGCGATCTGGTGAAGACGGGCGATGGCACACTGCGGCTGGTCAACTTTGGCAACAGCTATGGCGACAGCCTCGTTCAGGCCGGAGTGCTGATCGGCGATGTGGCTTCGATCTCGGGCAGGATCGGCAATGCCGCAACAGTGGTATTCGATCAGGCGGTCGATGCGAGCTACTCCCGTGAGATCGTAGGCTTTGGCGGCACAAACGGGGTCATGATCAAGCGCGGCGCGGGCAATCTGACCCTTGGCGGAAATTCCGCTCTCAACTGGACGATTGAGAGCGGCGGGCTGAAGACTGCGGCCGAACGCTTTGTCGGGAATGCGGCGATTGCCTCGGGCGCGTCCTTCACCTTCGACCAGAGTGCCAATGCTTCCTATAGCGGGGTGATTTCCGGATCAGGCGATTTCGTCAAGGCGGGCAGGAGCAAGCTTGCCCTCACCGGGGACAGCTCGGCTTTCGCTGGCTTCACACATGTCAGTGCCGGTCTGTTGTCGGTCAATGGTAAGATCGGCGGCTCGATGAGCGTCGATAACGGCGGGATCATCGGTGGATCGGGCACTGTGGGGGCGGGCCCGAACTCGCGGATCACCATTGCTTCCGGTGGCACGCTTGCGCCGGGCAACTCCATCGGCACGCTGACCATTGATGGCGATCTCATCTTTAATAGGGGTGCACTCTATGCCGTCGAAGTCGATCCACAGGGCAGCGCTTCCGATTTGATCAAGGTGACGGGCAAGGCCATCCTCAACGGCGGCTCGGTCGTCCATGTGGGGGCGGGCGGACCTTACAATCTGCGCTCGACCTATCGCATCCTTGCGGCTGGTGGTGGGCTTTCGGGCAGGTTCGACGACGTTACCTCCAACTTTGCCTTTCTGACGCCAGAGCTGATCTATGACTATGCGGGGCGCACCATCGACCTCGCGCTCGTCCGCAACAATGTGAGTATTGCCAGCAAGGCCGCAACCGTAAACCAGATCGCTACGGCAAACGCCATCGACAGCAGCGGCATTTCCGCCGCTCATCCTGTCTTCGACGCAGTCATACAGTTGCCGGATGACAAGGACCTGGTCCGCACTGGATTGGATCAGCTTTCCGGCGAGATCCATGCCTCGACCAAGACAGTGCTGATCGAGGATAGCCGGTTCGTGCGCGATGCAGCCACTGACCGCATCCGTGCTGCTTTGGGTGGGGTCGCCGCGTCCTCCCAATCGGTCATGGCCCATGACGATAGTGGCTGGCAGCCTGTTGCTGCCACCAGCGAGCGCTTCACAATGTGGGGCCAAGGCTTCGGTGCGTGGGGGCATGCCAACAGCGACGGCAACGCCGCGCGTCTCGATCGGTCGACCGGCGGTTTTCTTCTTGGCGGCGATACGCCCGTCTTGGATAACTGGCGGCTTGGCATGATCGTGGGGATCAGCCGCACGAGCTTCAATGTGCAGGATCGCAGATCGTCCGGCACCAGCGACAATTATTATCTCGGCCTCTATGGCGGCAGGCAATGGGGCAGCCTTGGCTTCAGGACCGGCCTTGCCTATAGCTGGAATGGTATCAAGACCAATCGCACTGTCTCGTTTCCCGGCTTCAGCGACAGCCTGAAGGGCAAATACGCCGCTGGCACGGTTCAGGCCTTCGGTGAACTCGGTTCCCGGATCGACCTGAGTGACGTTGCGTTCGAGCCGTTCGTCAACCTCGCCTATATCAGTCTTCACACCGATGGCTTTGCCGAACAGGGTGGAGCAGCTGCTCTTCATTCCAACCAGCAGGGCATTGAGAAAACCTTCAGCACGCTTGGTCTGCGTGCCTCCACCAACGTCGATCTCGGAGATACGAATCTCATCGCACGCGGCACACTCGGCTGGCGGCATAGCTTTGGTGACAGCACGCCGCTTGCCACTCATGCTTTCTCGACCAATGACAGCTTTACCGTCGCCGGAGCACCCATCACGAGGAACGCGGCGGTGGTCGAAGCCGGGCTTGATCTGAACCTCTCATCGACGGTGACGCTCGGGCTGTCTTATCAAGGCCAGATCGCTTCCGATGCTGAGCAGCACGGCTTCAAGGTCAATTTCAGCGTCAAATATTAA
- a CDS encoding urea transporter — translation MALRFSSTGLMVDDKNSLHFPLSFFDCVLRGVGQVMLQNNSYTGLLFLIGIFYNSPLFGAAVVLGTVVSTATAMLLGVDRALVRAGLFGFNGGLVAIALLYFLQPDLLTWACVVFAAACSTIFMAALLNLLKVWNIPALTAPFVFTSLCFFLATARFGRLESTHLLPTAGLPKAVTVEGLVTASTVVEGLFNGIAQVFFQGNVITGVIFAVGLVIGSRLACVTALAGSLTGLLVAWGMGAAEPAIRSGAFGFNSVLVAIAFGAVFFVVDRLSIAYTLLATIAAAVVFASVSAALEPLGVPALTLPFVLVTWMFLLASPIFPGLARRGIS, via the coding sequence ATGGCTCTGCGCTTTTCTTCGACTGGCCTCATGGTCGACGACAAGAATTCTTTGCATTTTCCACTGAGTTTTTTCGACTGCGTGCTGCGCGGAGTCGGACAAGTGATGTTGCAGAACAACAGCTATACCGGGCTGCTGTTCCTGATCGGGATTTTCTATAATTCGCCGCTGTTCGGGGCGGCGGTTGTGCTCGGGACCGTTGTGAGCACGGCCACTGCCATGCTGCTTGGGGTCGATCGCGCCCTTGTGCGGGCGGGGCTCTTTGGCTTCAACGGCGGGCTGGTCGCCATCGCCCTGCTTTATTTTCTGCAACCTGATCTGCTGACCTGGGCCTGCGTTGTCTTCGCCGCCGCCTGCTCGACGATTTTCATGGCCGCCTTGCTCAATCTTCTGAAGGTCTGGAACATTCCGGCGCTCACGGCCCCGTTTGTCTTCACGTCCCTGTGCTTCTTTCTTGCCACCGCGCGCTTTGGCCGGCTCGAATCCACGCATCTTCTGCCGACGGCGGGGCTTCCCAAGGCTGTGACCGTCGAAGGTCTGGTCACCGCATCAACGGTTGTGGAGGGGCTGTTCAATGGTATCGCCCAGGTGTTTTTTCAGGGCAATGTCATCACCGGCGTTATCTTCGCGGTCGGGTTGGTCATCGGGTCACGGCTTGCCTGTGTGACTGCGCTCGCCGGTTCCCTGACCGGGCTTCTGGTCGCTTGGGGCATGGGCGCTGCTGAACCCGCGATCCGCTCCGGCGCATTTGGTTTCAACAGCGTGCTCGTCGCAATTGCGTTTGGTGCCGTGTTCTTCGTGGTGGACAGACTGTCGATCGCCTACACGTTGCTCGCGACGATTGCTGCGGCCGTTGTGTTCGCAAGCGTGTCCGCCGCATTGGAACCTCTTGGCGTGCCCGCGCTGACCCTCCCCTTCGTGCTCGTCACATGGATGTTCCTACTCGCAAGTCCCATATTCCCCGGGCTCGCGCGCCGGGGAATATCCTGA